Proteins encoded within one genomic window of uncultured Desulfobacter sp.:
- a CDS encoding S24 family peptidase gives MTENKVDILIHRIMDATGISSQAELAKELGINRSGITHARNKNHIPDNWIVKLFRRFRVNPDWVDTGKGPVFFDRKHADDDSEFRRIPKVAARLSAGTGSFECDPDISQFLSFPSAWLARKGSAAAMVAMEVFGQSMEPLIREGDTVLIDQSQTRIMAGAIYAVGVDDTILVKRLEKHPDALVLCSDNKDFSPIHLDIHALEKVRVLGRVIWSCREYR, from the coding sequence GTGACGGAAAATAAAGTTGATATATTGATTCACCGGATTATGGATGCTACCGGGATTTCGTCCCAGGCCGAACTTGCCAAAGAGCTTGGTATTAATAGATCGGGGATCACCCATGCCAGAAATAAGAATCATATTCCTGATAACTGGATTGTCAAACTTTTCAGGCGGTTCAGAGTGAATCCGGATTGGGTGGATACGGGTAAAGGCCCTGTTTTTTTTGATCGGAAACATGCAGATGACGACAGTGAATTTCGTAGGATTCCAAAGGTTGCTGCCCGTCTGTCCGCCGGCACCGGATCATTTGAGTGTGACCCGGACATTTCTCAGTTTCTTTCCTTTCCTTCCGCCTGGCTTGCCCGTAAAGGGTCGGCTGCAGCCATGGTGGCCATGGAGGTGTTTGGACAAAGCATGGAGCCTTTGATCCGGGAAGGTGACACCGTCTTAATTGATCAGTCCCAGACCCGTATTATGGCTGGTGCCATTTATGCAGTGGGGGTGGATGATACTATTCTTGTCAAACGGCTTGAAAAACATCCGGACGCCTTGGTTCTGTGCAGTGATAACAAGGATTTTTCTCCCATTCATTTGGATATTCATGCCCTTGAAAAGGTTCGGGTTCTTGGGCGCGTGATTTGGAGCTGCCGGGAATACAGGTAA
- a CDS encoding lysophospholipid acyltransferase family protein, with the protein MMKKIFRHLLYYYLFPYAGLFLVRLLSATYRIKIVDLDHEQNILKAGGQLVYASWHQRFFPGITFFSTRKPIAIMISQSRDGEMAARAVHIMGWRAVRGSSSRGGGQALETIKKLIEQGYKIGHIVDGPQGPFGRVKPGLIRIAQSADLPIVPTITSGQNRWVFNSWDRFMVPKPFSRVIIRFGSPIYVHRDMLPGEFEQMQAHVAQVLKQLYEDTDAVWQDGTRMKEIFGFSFRC; encoded by the coding sequence ATGATGAAGAAAATATTCAGACATTTACTATACTATTATCTGTTTCCCTATGCGGGGTTGTTTCTTGTCAGGCTTTTGTCAGCTACCTACCGGATCAAAATTGTTGATCTGGATCATGAACAGAATATTTTAAAAGCCGGAGGGCAACTGGTATATGCCTCTTGGCACCAGCGGTTTTTTCCGGGCATCACATTTTTTTCAACAAGAAAGCCCATTGCCATTATGATTTCCCAGAGCCGTGATGGTGAAATGGCGGCCCGGGCTGTGCATATCATGGGTTGGCGGGCGGTGAGGGGGTCTTCGTCCCGTGGTGGAGGTCAGGCCCTTGAAACCATAAAAAAGCTGATCGAGCAGGGCTATAAGATCGGTCATATCGTTGACGGTCCCCAGGGACCGTTCGGTAGGGTGAAGCCGGGATTGATCCGCATTGCCCAGTCTGCGGATTTGCCCATTGTACCCACCATTACCTCTGGCCAGAATCGGTGGGTATTCAATTCCTGGGACCGTTTTATGGTCCCTAAACCATTTTCCAGGGTGATCATCCGTTTTGGTTCTCCCATTTATGTGCACCGGGATATGCTGCCAGGCGAATTTGAGCAGATGCAGGCGCATGTGGCCCAGGTCCTTAAGCAACTTTATGAAGATACGGATGCTGTCTGGCAGGATGGCACGCGTATGAAAGAAATTTTTGGTTTTTCGTTCAGATGCTAA
- a CDS encoding universal stress protein, with product MIWKLLRTMSQNLTLTIPVMMVAGFIFGIFMDAAFLKSFIIPFTFLMVYPMMVTLNIQKVFEGGDVKAQVLTQAINFGVVPFLAYFMGLIFFKDQPYMALGLLLAGLVPTSGMTISWTGFAKGNLAAAVKMTVIGLTLGSIATPFYVRMLMGTTIEIDMVAVFKQIVVIVFIPMAAGYLTRRALVKKHGEKGFKTSVGPKFPPLSTLGVVGIVFIAMALKARAIAAAPSMLAYILIPLVIIYGFNFTFSSIIGKKLLPRGDAIALVYGSVMRNLSIALAIAINAFGKQGASAALVVAVAYIIQVQSAAWYVKLTDRIFGRAPLDGAQPSKPTPQAKTEPIAETVEEPEGSMVANIQKILFATDITPTAKYAARYACTIGNKFNAKVWAIHVVPDLLAEYSAGAGVTIKDPEKQEEFNRDAVENAERMLGERIRNTSEKVIKEISACPLSKDRIMVKIGDPVEEITQAAAQGDFDLIIMGTHGDQGFDDILLGSTAQGVIHASKIPVLVARPA from the coding sequence ATGATTTGGAAACTGCTGCGAACAATGAGTCAAAATCTAACCCTGACGATTCCGGTAATGATGGTGGCCGGATTCATATTCGGTATTTTCATGGATGCCGCTTTTTTAAAGAGTTTTATTATTCCGTTCACCTTTTTAATGGTCTACCCCATGATGGTGACGCTGAATATCCAGAAGGTATTTGAGGGCGGGGATGTCAAAGCCCAGGTGCTTACCCAGGCGATCAACTTTGGCGTGGTTCCCTTCCTTGCCTATTTTATGGGTTTGATTTTTTTTAAAGACCAGCCTTATATGGCGTTAGGTTTACTTCTGGCGGGGCTTGTTCCCACGTCAGGCATGACCATTTCCTGGACCGGCTTTGCCAAGGGCAACCTGGCCGCTGCCGTAAAAATGACAGTAATAGGCCTAACCCTGGGCTCCATCGCCACACCTTTTTATGTTCGCATGCTCATGGGCACAACCATTGAAATTGACATGGTCGCTGTTTTCAAACAGATCGTGGTCATTGTCTTCATCCCCATGGCAGCCGGTTATTTAACCCGCAGGGCACTGGTAAAAAAACACGGGGAAAAGGGATTCAAAACATCAGTGGGCCCCAAATTCCCGCCGTTGTCCACCTTGGGTGTTGTGGGCATCGTATTCATTGCCATGGCACTTAAGGCCCGGGCCATTGCCGCAGCCCCCAGTATGCTTGCTTACATCCTTATCCCTTTGGTTATCATTTACGGATTCAACTTCACCTTCAGCAGTATTATAGGTAAAAAACTTTTGCCCAGGGGTGATGCCATTGCACTTGTTTACGGCTCAGTCATGCGTAACCTGTCCATTGCCCTGGCCATTGCCATAAATGCCTTTGGTAAACAAGGCGCGTCGGCGGCCCTGGTTGTGGCTGTGGCGTATATCATCCAGGTTCAATCCGCTGCCTGGTACGTCAAACTGACCGACAGAATATTTGGACGGGCGCCTTTGGACGGGGCACAACCTTCGAAACCTACACCCCAGGCAAAAACAGAGCCTATCGCTGAAACCGTTGAGGAGCCCGAAGGTTCCATGGTCGCAAATATTCAAAAAATCCTTTTTGCCACGGACATCACCCCTACGGCAAAATATGCGGCCCGCTATGCCTGTACCATCGGCAACAAATTTAATGCAAAGGTATGGGCCATTCATGTGGTCCCGGATCTTTTAGCCGAATATTCGGCAGGCGCCGGTGTCACCATAAAGGATCCTGAAAAGCAGGAAGAGTTCAACCGGGATGCCGTTGAAAATGCTGAACGAATGCTTGGAGAACGTATCCGAAACACATCGGAAAAGGTGATCAAAGAAATTTCAGCCTGTCCCTTATCAAAGGACCGCATCATGGTCAAAATAGGAGATCCGGTGGAAGAGATCACACAAGCTGCGGCCCAGGGAGATTTTGACCTGATCATCATGGGCACTCACGGAGATCAGGGTTTTGATGATATTCTCTTAGGCAGCACAGCCCAGGGTGTCATCCACGCATCCAAAATTCCTGTCCTTGTGGCGCGCCCCGCTTAG